A genome region from Gemmatimonadota bacterium includes the following:
- a CDS encoding amidohydrolase family protein, giving the protein MLVAFSTPEGGVISGLSSALSLEGWTWEEMSMKGAAALNVKWPDPNAQPRRGFGGGRAVAEPAVRPKSYAEQVQQIKDWFGEARAYRDAVKSGQDVRTDSRYAAMVPALNGAIPVVVAAEGAAQINDAITWAKAEGVKLVIRGGRDALFVADRLKAENVPVILTSTMSAPDRDYEGYDGAYATPAKLHAAGVRFAISGGSGGLYSNRLPWEAGVAVAFGLPEEEALKAVTINAAEFLGVSDKVGSLEVGKEATLLITTGTPLDMTSNIIQSYIQGARST; this is encoded by the coding sequence GTGCTCGTCGCCTTCAGCACGCCGGAGGGCGGGGTGATCTCCGGGCTGTCGTCGGCGCTGTCGCTGGAAGGGTGGACGTGGGAAGAGATGTCGATGAAGGGGGCCGCGGCGCTCAACGTGAAGTGGCCCGACCCCAACGCGCAGCCACGCCGTGGCTTTGGTGGTGGCCGGGCAGTCGCGGAGCCGGCGGTCCGCCCCAAGAGCTACGCCGAGCAGGTGCAACAGATCAAGGACTGGTTCGGCGAGGCGCGGGCGTATCGTGATGCGGTGAAGTCGGGGCAGGACGTGCGCACCGATTCGCGCTATGCGGCGATGGTCCCGGCACTCAACGGCGCGATCCCGGTGGTGGTGGCGGCCGAAGGGGCGGCGCAGATCAACGACGCGATCACGTGGGCCAAGGCCGAGGGGGTGAAGCTGGTGATCCGCGGCGGGCGCGACGCGCTGTTCGTGGCCGACCGGCTCAAGGCGGAGAACGTCCCGGTGATTCTCACATCGACGATGTCGGCCCCGGATCGGGACTACGAAGGGTACGACGGGGCATATGCGACGCCGGCCAAACTGCATGCAGCGGGCGTGAGGTTCGCCATCTCCGGCGGTTCGGGGGGGCTCTACAGCAATCGCCTGCCGTGGGAGGCCGGTGTTGCGGTTGCCTTCGGGTTGCCGGAAGAGGAGGCGCTCAAGGCCGTGACCATCAACGCCGCCGAGTTTCTCGGGGTGTCCGACAAGGTGGGGTCGCTGGAGGTCGGGAAGGAGGCGACGCTGCTGATCACGACGGGGACGCCGCTGGACATGACGAGCAACATCATCCAGTCGTACATCCAGGGCGCGAGATCAACATGA
- a CDS encoding amidohydrolase family protein, giving the protein MLKGRTQPLVVPLAFPDAPNVSGPEAAANATLAELRHWYLAPTNPAQLAAAGVPFAITADGLSSLAQFLPNLRTAVARGLAPDKALAALTTIPAAWLGIEKTHGTIAVGKAANLVVSGGTSSPQESGGARDVWVQGTR; this is encoded by the coding sequence GTGCTCAAGGGGCGCACGCAGCCGCTGGTGGTGCCGCTCGCCTTCCCCGATGCGCCTAACGTGTCGGGTCCCGAGGCGGCGGCCAACGCGACGCTGGCGGAGTTGCGGCACTGGTACCTGGCCCCGACCAACCCGGCGCAGCTTGCGGCGGCCGGTGTGCCGTTCGCCATCACGGCGGATGGTCTCTCGTCGCTGGCGCAGTTCCTCCCCAACCTGCGGACTGCCGTTGCGCGTGGGCTCGCGCCCGACAAGGCGCTGGCCGCGCTCACGACGATTCCTGCGGCATGGCTGGGGATCGAGAAGACGCACGGAACGATCGCGGTCGGCAAGGCGGCCAATTTGGTGGTGAGCGGGGGGACCTCTTCACCCCAGGAGTCCGGCGGTGCCAGAGACGTGTGGGTGCAGGGGACGCGCTAG
- a CDS encoding DUF4256 domain-containing protein, with protein sequence MAKAKSLTAKQREALLSVLKARFEQHMQRHAGLAWAKVYAKLDGADDRLWSLNEMEQSGGEPDVVGVDATTGEYHFVDCSAESPSGRRSLCYDQEALEARKENKPKGSAAEMASRMGVELLTEAQYRALQALGEFDRKTSSWVKTPANIRALGGAVFCDRRYDTVFVYHNGAESYYAARGFRGLLTV encoded by the coding sequence ATGGCAAAGGCAAAGTCCCTGACCGCGAAACAGCGCGAGGCGCTGCTGAGCGTATTGAAGGCCCGCTTCGAGCAGCACATGCAGCGGCATGCCGGTCTCGCGTGGGCCAAGGTGTACGCGAAGTTGGACGGCGCAGACGATCGGTTGTGGTCGCTCAACGAAATGGAACAGAGCGGCGGCGAGCCTGATGTGGTGGGAGTGGACGCCACCACGGGCGAGTACCACTTCGTCGATTGCTCGGCCGAGAGCCCGAGTGGCCGGAGAAGTCTGTGCTACGATCAGGAGGCGCTGGAAGCGCGGAAGGAGAACAAGCCCAAGGGGAGCGCGGCGGAGATGGCGAGCCGGATGGGCGTCGAGCTGCTGACGGAGGCGCAGTATCGCGCGCTGCAGGCGCTGGGCGAGTTCGACCGGAAGACGTCGAGTTGGGTGAAGACTCCCGCCAACATCCGAGCGCTCGGCGGCGCGGTCTTCTGCGATCGCCGCTACGACACGGTCTTCGTGTATCACAACGGGGCGGAGTCGTACTATGCCGCGCGGGGGTTCCGAGGGCTGCTCACGGTGTGA